In Synechococcus sp. CB0101, a genomic segment contains:
- the ppk2 gene encoding polyphosphate kinase 2, which produces MNDESTGGSRLKRKLYEQELARLQVELVKMQYWVKATGFRLMVLFEGRDAAGKGGTIKRITEPLNPRGCRVVALGTPSDQQRSQWYFQRYVEHFPSGGEIVLFDRSWYNRAGVERVMGFCSEAELREFEQSCPEFERMLVRSGIVLLKYWFSVSDAEQEARFQARIDDPARRWKLSPMDLQSRDRWVEFSKAKDAMFARTNIPEAPWFTVEADDKRRARLNCIRHLLSKVPYEDMTPPAQKLPPRRSAKGYQRPPINEQFFVPNCYP; this is translated from the coding sequence ATGAACGATGAGAGCACCGGCGGCTCCCGCTTGAAGCGCAAGCTCTACGAGCAGGAGCTGGCGCGGCTGCAGGTGGAGCTGGTGAAAATGCAGTACTGGGTGAAAGCCACGGGCTTTCGCCTGATGGTGCTGTTTGAAGGGCGCGATGCCGCCGGCAAGGGCGGCACGATCAAACGCATCACCGAACCGCTCAATCCCCGCGGTTGCCGCGTGGTGGCCCTCGGAACTCCGAGCGATCAGCAGCGCAGCCAGTGGTATTTCCAGCGCTACGTGGAGCACTTCCCCTCAGGCGGTGAGATCGTGCTGTTTGATCGCAGCTGGTACAACCGCGCCGGTGTGGAGCGGGTGATGGGCTTCTGCAGCGAGGCGGAGCTGCGGGAGTTTGAGCAGTCGTGTCCGGAATTTGAGCGGATGCTGGTGCGCTCCGGGATTGTGTTGCTCAAGTATTGGTTTTCGGTGAGCGATGCGGAGCAGGAGGCACGCTTTCAGGCCCGCATCGATGATCCGGCGCGCCGCTGGAAGCTCAGCCCGATGGATCTGCAGTCGCGCGATCGCTGGGTGGAGTTTTCCAAGGCCAAAGATGCGATGTTTGCCCGCACCAACATCCCCGAGGCCCCCTGGTTCACGGTGGAGGCCGACGACAAACGCAGAGCCCGGCTCAATTGCATCCGGCACCTGCTCAGCAAGGTGCCCTACGAAGACATGACACCGCCGGCTCAGAAGCTGCCACCGCGCCGGAGCGCCAAGGGCTACCAGCGGCCACCGATCAATGAGCAGTTCTTCGTGCCCAACTGCTACCCGTGA